The following proteins are encoded in a genomic region of Cryptomeria japonica chromosome 11, Sugi_1.0, whole genome shotgun sequence:
- the LOC131049510 gene encoding L-type lectin-domain containing receptor kinase S.4-like, with amino-acid sequence MAGVSVIFLLLPPSLTAQVHTSFTFNQFDASTLELFVDASVRSKAIALTDQSYRSIGRAFYRYPVRMKDGGSTSSFSTSFVFKIMKSIPCLSISGHGLAFIMTPQRSPEGFLPSQYLGLLRNISSLGKASNHLFAVEFDTVQDIEFDDIDDNHVGVDLNDLRSVQSISAGYWNDNSQFRKLDLKNGQNIQAWIDYDDLLNELKVTIAQACSNRPEKPLLYLKNISLSNILQEEIYIGFSASTGLFTGEHYLVAWSFTTSGAASALNLDLCDLINDRKSNARLIAGITAACVLPLLVVVAATLVLWKRNQYRDILEEWEMEYWPHRFNYKDLHIATKGFGDEQLLGSGGFGRVYRGVLSTNNLQVAVKCILRETEEGIKEFIAEISSLGRLQHRNLVQIRGFCRRVKRLFIVYDYMPNGSLDKMIFGKPNKVVEWGHRYKVLKDVAAGLVYLHEEWEQRVVHRDIKSSNVLMDSELNGKLGDFGLARLYEHNENSHTTRVVGTLGYIAPELIHTGKASPATDVFSFGIFLLEVACGRRPVEPSLQPEQIVMVDWVRQLYATGTLMDAADPNLGGQYVKVEMERVLKLGLLCSNPQPEGRIGMRQALQILEEEAPMPSFDAQFNLDMNAPNSILKSSPCSTSMFLEGR; translated from the coding sequence ATGGCAGGAGTGAGTGTGATCTTTTtactcctccctccctctcttactGCACAAGTCCATACAAGTTTTACCTTCAACCAATTCGATGCTTCGACCCTCGAATTGTTTGTGGATGCTTCGGTGCGGTCCAAAGCAATCGCCCTTACTGATCAATCCTACAGGAGTATCGGCCGTGCTTTTTATCGATATCCTGTGCGTATGAAAGATGGTGGGTCTACTTCGTCTTTCAGCACAAGTTTTGTGTTTAAAATTATGAAAAGCATTCCATGTCTTTCAATAAGCGGGCATGGACTAGCGTTTATAATGACGCCCCAGAGATCTCCAGAGGGATTCTTGCCATCTCAGTACCTTGGCCTATTGAGAAATATTTCAAGCCTAGGAAAGGCCTCTAATCATCTCTTTGCAGTTGAATTCGACACAGTACAGGACATTGAATTTGATGACATTGACGACAATCACGTTGGTGTCGATCTCAACGACCTTAGGTCTGTACAGTCTATTTCTGCAGGCTACTGGAATGACAACAGCCAATTCCGAAAATTGGATCTCAAAAACGGACAGAATATTCAAGCCTGGATTGATTATGACGATCTTCTAAACGAGCTCAAAGTAACCATCGCACAGGCTTGTTCAAATCGCCCAGAGAAACCACTGTTATATCTGAAAAATATATCTCTGTCCAACATTCTTCAAGAAGAAATCTACATTGGATTTTCAGCATCTACAGGATTGTTTACTGGAGAGCATTACCTAGTCGCCTGGAGCTTTACTACAAGCGGAGCCGCCTCGGCTCTGAATTTGGATCTATGTGATCTAATTAATGACAGAAAATCCAATGCCAGATTGATAGCTGGCATTACTGCCGCTTGCGTCCTCCCCCTCCTGGTGGTGGTTGCAGCAACGCTTGTGCTGTGGAAGAGAAACCAGTACAGAGATATTCTTGAAGAATGGGAGATGGAGTACTGGCCTCACAGATTTAACTACAAAGACCTACACATTGCAACAAAAGGTTTCGGAGACGAACAACTTTTGGGATCCGGAGGCTTCGGTCGGGTGTACAGAGGAGTCCTTTCCACAAACAACCTCCAAGTAGCGGTGAAATGTATCCTTCGAGAAACCGAGGAAGGGATAAAGGAATTCATAGCAGAGATCTCCAGTCTTGGTCGCCTTCAACATCGAAATCTTGTGCAGATCAGAGGCTTCTGCAGGCGAGTAAAGCGGCTATTCATAGTTTATGACTACATGCCAAATGGCAGCCTGGACAAAATGATATTTGGAAAGCCAAACAAGGTGGTCGAATGGGGTCACAGGTACAAAGTCCTGAAAGATGTTGCCGCGGGTTTGGTGTATCTGCACGAAGAGTGGGAGCAACGTGTAGTGCATAGAGACATCAAGTCGAGCAACGTTTTGATGGACTCCGAGCTCAATGGAAAGCTTGGAGATTTCGGGCTTGCGCGTTTGTACGAGCATAACGAAAACTCTCATACTACTCGTGTGGTGGGAACGCTGGGGTACATTGCGCCGGAGCTGATACACACTGGAAAAGCCAGCCCAGCAACAGATGTGTTCAGCTTTGGTATTTTCCTGTTGGAGGTTGCTTGCGGAAGGAGACCAGTTGAGCCCTCTCTCCAACCTGAGCAAATAGTTATGGTGGACTGGGTGAGACAGCTGTATGCTACGGGCACTCTCATGGATGCAGCCGACCCCAATCTTGGTGGGCAATATGTTAAAGTTGAGATGGAGAGAGTGCTCAAACTGGGGCTGCTCTGTTCTAATCCACAACCAGAAGGCAGGATCGGCATGAGACAAGCTCTtcaaatacttgaagaagaagctCCAATGCCAAGCTTTGATGCTCAGTTCAATTTGGATATGAATGCGCCCAACAGTATTTTAAAGTCTTCTCCGTGTTCCACTTCCATGTTTCTTGAGGGACGATAG